Proteins from one Vibrio coralliirubri genomic window:
- a CDS encoding helix-turn-helix domain-containing protein, which yields MSKYSRELKCIIAKQYLDGTSSLYLAKQYSISSRQIRYWAQVFAIHGTDSFLPTNHAATAQTKRKALNLMWTNEWSLTHTSAVLNLSSPGILSVWLKRFNELGIKGLEMRQKGRPSMKQQPQRTTKPDNEMTLEELKEELVYLRTENAVLKKLEELEQKKNRRTKKKRS from the coding sequence ATGTCCAAATATAGCCGAGAGCTAAAATGTATCATTGCTAAGCAATACTTAGATGGCACGTCATCTCTCTACTTAGCAAAACAATATTCAATTTCTTCAAGGCAGATACGGTATTGGGCTCAAGTCTTTGCCATCCATGGTACTGATTCATTTTTACCAACTAATCATGCCGCGACTGCTCAAACAAAACGAAAAGCATTGAATTTAATGTGGACGAATGAATGGTCTCTCACGCACACTAGCGCTGTATTAAACCTCTCATCCCCTGGAATACTCTCTGTCTGGCTTAAACGATTTAATGAGCTCGGTATCAAGGGGCTCGAAATGCGCCAGAAAGGAAGACCCTCAATGAAACAGCAACCTCAACGTACCACTAAGCCTGATAATGAAATGACACTTGAGGAGCTAAAAGAGGAGTTGGTCTACTTACGAACCGAGAATGCCGTTCTAAAAAAGTTGGAAGAGTTGGAGCAGAAAAAAAACCGTCGAACAAAGAAAAAGCGGTCATAG
- a CDS encoding endonuclease/exonuclease/phosphatase family protein: MKLLKTSIAFAISSALLIGCSSDTDYVQPEEVKIATYNLSFDRATFQDLVTEMQIEPSAQTKLVTDYLDNTIDDADKETAAKVIQIRNVAAVIQKNRPDVLMMAEFNNDGTGTDKSALEGFQKNYLSVAQSIEGAGGDANLEPISYPYFESYSTNTGLLNEFGFDLDNDGNAGTLPGDAWGFGFYHGQYAFALMSKYEIDTANTRTFQEFKWKDLEGATIPTITVCDGSNTIPAGMNCGDEWYSAEEWEEVRLSSKNHVDAPILIPTKDGTETVHLLMSHPTPPAFDVGKNIEQNAAEVDFWHQYIQNKSFIYDDSGKTGGLEQGKHFVMMGDQNLDPVDGDGISSVMQDLHNDALVNQDVTNGSLYPTSYGAAEHAVDESSSHPQPNRITSTFGLAVDYALPSASLNIVESGVYWSASYEEGRKLFNDSRIGDFGNGKDVSSDHRMIWVKADFSN, encoded by the coding sequence ATGAAATTGTTAAAAACATCTATCGCTTTCGCCATCTCTTCTGCACTTTTGATCGGGTGCAGCAGTGACACAGATTACGTTCAACCTGAAGAAGTAAAGATCGCGACTTACAACTTGTCTTTTGATCGTGCCACCTTCCAAGACCTTGTAACGGAAATGCAGATTGAACCAAGCGCTCAAACAAAATTAGTGACCGACTATTTGGATAACACGATTGATGACGCTGACAAAGAAACAGCAGCGAAAGTTATTCAAATCCGCAACGTCGCAGCCGTGATTCAAAAGAATCGTCCTGATGTGCTAATGATGGCTGAGTTTAACAACGACGGGACAGGTACTGATAAGTCAGCGCTAGAAGGTTTTCAAAAGAACTACCTTTCTGTTGCTCAAAGTATTGAAGGCGCAGGTGGCGACGCGAACCTTGAGCCAATTTCTTACCCATATTTTGAAAGCTACTCTACCAATACAGGTTTACTAAACGAATTTGGTTTTGATTTAGATAATGATGGTAACGCTGGAACACTGCCCGGAGATGCATGGGGCTTCGGTTTCTACCATGGTCAATACGCGTTTGCTCTAATGTCTAAGTATGAGATAGACACTGCCAACACGCGTACATTCCAAGAGTTCAAATGGAAAGATCTTGAAGGTGCAACTATTCCAACAATCACTGTTTGTGATGGGTCAAATACGATCCCTGCAGGCATGAACTGCGGCGATGAATGGTATTCAGCTGAAGAATGGGAAGAAGTTCGTTTATCTTCAAAGAACCACGTTGATGCACCAATCCTAATCCCTACCAAAGATGGTACAGAAACTGTTCACTTATTGATGTCACACCCCACTCCACCCGCTTTCGATGTAGGTAAGAACATTGAACAAAACGCAGCAGAAGTAGACTTCTGGCACCAATACATCCAAAACAAGTCATTCATCTATGACGACTCAGGAAAAACTGGCGGCTTAGAGCAAGGTAAACACTTTGTCATGATGGGCGATCAAAACCTAGACCCAGTCGATGGCGATGGTATTAGTTCTGTAATGCAGGACTTGCACAATGATGCATTAGTTAACCAAGATGTCACCAATGGCAGCTTGTATCCAACAAGTTATGGTGCTGCTGAACATGCGGTAGATGAATCATCGTCTCACCCGCAGCCAAACCGTATCACTTCGACATTTGGACTTGCTGTAGATTACGCACTTCCGTCCGCTTCATTAAACATTGTTGAATCTGGTGTTTATTGGTCAGCTTCGTACGAAGAAGGACGCAAGCTATTCAATGACTCACGAATTGGTGATTTTGGTAACGGCAAGGACGTATCCTCTGATCACCGAATGATCTGGGTAAAGGCTGATTTCAGTAACTAA
- a CDS encoding putative quinol monooxygenase, which translates to MSKLTIIATIVSKEDKTELVKAEMIKLIDKTRVEDGCINYDLHQDNSNPAHFVFHENWESEAHLDKHLASQHIADYMAATEGCIETFVLNKMTHIA; encoded by the coding sequence ATGAGCAAACTGACTATTATTGCAACGATTGTCTCTAAAGAAGACAAAACTGAGCTTGTAAAAGCTGAGATGATTAAATTGATCGATAAAACCCGTGTTGAAGACGGCTGTATTAACTACGATCTGCACCAAGATAACAGTAACCCTGCTCACTTCGTTTTTCATGAGAACTGGGAGTCTGAAGCTCATCTAGATAAACACTTAGCGAGCCAACACATCGCTGACTACATGGCTGCTACTGAAGGTTGTATTGAAACCTTTGTGCTTAATAAAATGACGCACATTGCCTAA